The sequence GCTGTCGCCGCCGTTCGCTTGCTGCTCGGCCGCGAGCTTCTCGGAGGGAATGAGGCGTACACGCTCGACCGGAGTCACCGTCTCGACGTCGAGCGGGTCGGCCTCCTGCAGGAAAGCGCGGTACCTCGCGGGCACCCGCAGCGTCTTGCGCAGCTCTTCCACCGCCGCTGGAGCCGCCTTTCCGAACCTCGCAGGGATGCCTCTTCGGACAAAGGCATCCTTGAGCGCCGTAACCGACTCGGCAAGGTCGCTATCCACCGAACATCCCTTCCTTTGCAAGTCCACCGGGACAGCCCGCTGGGCGGGCGCCCTCATCGCTTCGAAACCACTCCGCTCCCGGGGAGAGCACCGGCGCGCACCCGGAGGAATACCCCGCGCCGGGCCAGGTAGTGTAACAGAAAAACGATGGTCGACGTTGCGTACGCTGAGAGTCGATTCCGGCCCCCCGAAATCGCCCATCGGTACGGTCCGGGTGTGCACCTGCTCGATGACCCGCTCGCATGGACTCTGCTGGCTCGAGCCTGCTCCCCGGAGACGGTCCAGCCCGACGTCGGGCGTCTCGTCGGGGTTCTCTACCAGAACCTGGCGCGCGCCGTCCTCGCCGCCGAGCTGGGGCGCGCGCGCGTCGACGTCCCGACCCGGATGATCTCGTCCCACCCGGAGGCGGTCTATCGCGGCACCGCGCTTTCGCGCGCGACCAAGGCCGTCACCGTGGGCATCGCGCGCGCCGGGACGATGCCATCCCAGGTCGTCTACGAGCTCTTGAACGAGGTCCTCGACCCCGCGCTGGTGCGGCAGGATCACCTGTTCATGAGCCGGCAGACGAACGAGCAGGGCGAGGTCGTCGGCGCGACCTGGCACGACGCCAAGATCGGCCGCGACGTCGACGGGCGC comes from Sorangium aterium and encodes:
- a CDS encoding uracil phosphoribosyltransferase; this encodes MVDVAYAESRFRPPEIAHRYGPGVHLLDDPLAWTLLARACSPETVQPDVGRLVGVLYQNLARAVLAAELGRARVDVPTRMISSHPEAVYRGTALSRATKAVTVGIARAGTMPSQVVYELLNEVLDPALVRQDHLFMSRQTNEQGEVVGATWHDAKIGRDVDGRHVLFPDPMGATGSSMVSAMTYYKTALEGRPAKCIAMHLIVTPEYIRRVTEAHPDAIIYALRLDRGLSPARVLKTEPGTHWDEERGLNGIQYIVPGAGGVGEILNNAWL